A window of the Streptomyces sp. NBC_00250 genome harbors these coding sequences:
- a CDS encoding SDR family oxidoreductase, with the protein MSDASGHETPGPLCLVTGASGYIGGRLVPELLEAGFRVRCLARTPAKLRDHPWAGEVEIVRGDVTDADTLAPAFRDVDVAYYLVHALGAGRGFERTDRTAAENFAREARAAGVGRIVYLGGLTPRGVPDQELSPHLRSRAEVGRILLESGVPTTVLRAAVIIGSGSASFEMLRYLTERLPVMVTPSWVRTRIQPIAVRDVLRYLVGSARMPAEVSRTFDIGGPDVLTYLGMMRRYAAVAGLPRRLIFPVPVLTPRLSSHWIGLVTPVPRSIARPLAESLRYEVVCGEHDIADLVPDPPGAPLGFDRALSLALQRVREARTTTRWSSASVPGAPSDPLPTDPDWAGGSLYTDERELTVGASPQALWRVVEGVGGENGWYSFPLAWAVRGWLDRLVGGVGLRRGRRDALHLRAGDSLDFWRVEEIERGRLLRLRAEMRLPGLAWLEMYAERDGSGVTRYRQRALFHPHGLAGHAYWWSVAPFHAVVFGGMARNIALTAEASEAAGTAGPSPMSGSSSASGSSGVSGPSGVSGSSGVSGPSPASGSPPQGE; encoded by the coding sequence ATGAGCGACGCGTCAGGGCACGAGACCCCGGGACCGCTGTGCCTGGTCACCGGCGCCAGCGGTTACATCGGCGGCCGCCTCGTCCCCGAACTCCTGGAGGCCGGTTTCCGGGTGAGGTGCCTGGCCCGCACCCCCGCGAAACTGCGCGACCACCCCTGGGCCGGGGAGGTGGAGATCGTCCGGGGCGACGTCACCGACGCCGACACCCTCGCGCCCGCCTTCCGCGACGTCGACGTCGCGTACTACCTGGTGCACGCCCTGGGCGCCGGGCGCGGCTTCGAGCGCACCGACCGTACCGCGGCCGAGAACTTCGCCCGAGAGGCCCGCGCCGCCGGTGTCGGCCGCATCGTCTACCTCGGCGGTCTCACCCCTCGTGGCGTGCCCGACCAGGAGTTGTCGCCGCATCTGCGTTCACGCGCCGAGGTGGGCCGCATCCTCCTGGAATCCGGGGTTCCCACCACGGTGCTCCGCGCCGCCGTCATCATCGGATCCGGCTCGGCCTCGTTCGAGATGCTCCGGTACCTCACCGAACGCCTGCCCGTGATGGTCACCCCGAGCTGGGTCCGTACCCGCATCCAGCCGATCGCCGTCCGGGACGTCCTGCGCTATCTGGTCGGCAGCGCGCGGATGCCCGCGGAGGTCAGCCGGACCTTCGACATCGGCGGCCCCGACGTCCTCACGTACCTAGGCATGATGCGCCGCTACGCCGCCGTCGCCGGACTGCCCCGGCGGCTCATCTTCCCCGTGCCGGTCCTCACGCCCCGGCTGTCCAGCCACTGGATCGGCCTTGTCACCCCGGTGCCCCGGTCCATCGCCCGCCCGCTCGCGGAGTCGCTGCGGTACGAGGTCGTCTGCGGCGAGCACGACATCGCCGACCTGGTGCCGGACCCGCCCGGTGCCCCTCTCGGCTTCGACCGAGCGCTGTCCCTGGCCCTCCAACGGGTCCGCGAGGCCCGGACCACCACCCGCTGGTCCTCCGCCTCCGTGCCGGGCGCGCCGAGCGATCCGCTGCCCACCGACCCCGACTGGGCGGGCGGCAGCCTCTACACCGACGAGCGCGAACTCACCGTCGGCGCGTCACCGCAGGCGCTGTGGCGGGTCGTCGAGGGCGTCGGCGGGGAGAACGGCTGGTACTCCTTCCCCCTCGCCTGGGCGGTCCGGGGATGGCTCGACCGGCTCGTCGGAGGCGTCGGTCTGCGCCGGGGCCGGCGCGACGCCCTGCACCTGAGAGCCGGGGACTCGCTGGACTTCTGGCGGGTGGAGGAGATCGAACGGGGCCGGCTGCTGCGGCTGCGCGCCGAGATGAGGCTCCCCGGCCTCGCCTGGCTGGAGATGTACGCCGAGCGCGACGGAAGCGGGGTGACCCGCTACCGCCAGCGCGCCCTGTTCCATCCCCACGGCCTGGCCGGCCACGCCTACTGGTGGAGCGTCGCGCCGTTCCACGCCGTGGTCTTCGGTGGTATGGCCCGCAACATCGCGCTGACGGCGGAGGCGAGCGAAGCGGCGGGGACGGCGGGCCCGTCGCCGATGTCCGGCTCGTCGTCGGCATCCGGCTCGTCGGGAGTGTCCGGTCCGTCGGGGGTGTCCGGCTCGTCGGGGGTCTCCGGCCCGTCACCCGCATCCGGATCGCCCCCGCAGGGCGAATGA
- a CDS encoding MarR family winged helix-turn-helix transcriptional regulator: MASTEEPETGGTAPGRVPGDAQSFARALRRTNGEINRLVHGFALAQGLHPTDVQALSVVLDSPEPLTPGRLREHLGLTSGAVTACLDRLERAGHIRRSRESADRRLVHVHYVEGAKAAARSYFMPLAQAAERARLRFDAEELAVAVRFLDALNEELGDLHVPRR; this comes from the coding sequence GTGGCCAGTACAGAGGAACCCGAGACCGGCGGGACCGCCCCCGGGCGCGTGCCGGGTGATGCGCAGAGCTTCGCCCGCGCGCTGCGGCGGACGAACGGTGAGATCAATCGACTGGTCCATGGTTTCGCGCTCGCGCAGGGACTGCATCCCACGGACGTGCAGGCGCTCTCGGTCGTCCTGGACAGCCCGGAGCCGCTGACGCCGGGTCGTCTGAGGGAGCACCTGGGGTTGACCTCGGGGGCGGTCACGGCCTGTCTCGACCGGCTCGAACGGGCCGGGCACATCCGCCGCTCCCGGGAGAGTGCCGACCGCAGGCTCGTCCATGTGCATTACGTGGAGGGGGCGAAGGCCGCCGCACGCAGCTATTTCATGCCGCTGGCACAGGCGGCGGAGCGGGCCCGGCTGCGGTTCGACGCGGAGGAGCTGGCCGTGGCCGTGCGCTTCCTGGACGCGTTGAACGAGGAACTCGGCGACCTGCACGTCCCGCGCCGCTGA